Proteins encoded within one genomic window of Humulus lupulus chromosome 1, drHumLupu1.1, whole genome shotgun sequence:
- the LOC133834511 gene encoding long chain acyl-CoA synthetase 8-like, whose amino-acid sequence MITHGNIVATAAAVITVIPELNSKDVYLAYLPLAHVFELAAESVMVATGCRIGYGSPLTLTDISNKIKKGTKGDAYELKPTLMAAVPAILDRVRDGVLKKVEDTGGLAKTLFTFAYTRRLAAAEGSWFGAWGLEKMLWDLIIFKKIRSVLGGDIRFMLCGGAPLSADSRRFINICMGAPIGQGYGLTETFAGAAFSEADDTAVGLTNLVDYA is encoded by the exons ATGATAACACATGGAAACATTGTAGCCACTGCTGCAGCAGTTATAACAGTCATTCCAGAACTAAATAGCAAAGATGTCTACTTGGCGTACTTGCCCCTGGCTCACGTTTTTGAATTGGCAGCTGAG TCTGTCATGGTGGCTACGGGATGTAGAATTGGTTATGGTTCCCCATTGACTTTAACAGACATATCAAACAAAATTAAGAAGGGAACCAAGGGAGATGCTTATGAATTAAAGCCAACTCTCATGGCAGCAGTTCCTGCTATACTGGATCGTGTTCGAGATGGAGTACTGAAAAAG GTTGAGGATACTGGGGGTCTAGCGAAGACTCTTTTTACATTTGCATATACACGTCGACTAGCAGCTGCAGAAGGAAGCTGGTTTGGGGCTTGGGGACTGGAAAAAATGTTGTGGGATTTAATCATCTTTAAGAAAATACGCTCTGTACTTGGAGGAGATATTAGATTTATGCTCTGTGGTGGAGCTCCTTTATCTGCGGATTCACGACGCTTCATCAATATCTGCATGGG GGCTCCTATTGGCCAAGGATATGGCTTGACAGAAACTTTTGCTGGAGCTGCTTTTTCTGAGGCAGATGACACAGCAGTGGGCCTCACTAATCTAGTTGATTATGCTTAA